One Candidatus Cardinium hertigii DNA window includes the following coding sequences:
- the rpoC gene encoding DNA-directed RNA polymerase subunit beta' → MKFRRNKLYSTEFSGIVASLASPEVILSRSSGEVMLPETINYRTYKPETKGLFCERIFGPVKDWECHCGKYKGIRYKSIVCDRCGVEITEKKQRRERVGHIELVVPVVHIWYFRVLPSKISYLLGIPTKKVEQIIYYERYVVVQPGIKEVDGIEAMALLSEEEYLAILEQLPPENQLLSPSDPNKFIAQIGAEAIESVLKRIDLKKLSIELRKQLLTDTSQQRRLEVVKRLKIVEGFRDPNRKVENRPEWMVMRILPVIPPELRPLFSLGGGKFATSDLNDLYRRVIIRNNRLKRLLDIKAPQIIIRNEMRMLQEAVDSLFDNSRKVNSVASEGIRPLKSLSDMLKGKQGRFRQNLLGKRVDYSGRSVIVVGPELMLHECGLPKEMALELFMPFVIRRLIERGVAETVKVAKRLIEEKNAVVWDVLEYALQGHPVLLNRAPTLHRLGIQAFQPKLIEGKSIQLHPLVCTAFNADFDGDQMAIHVPLGQEAIAEATLLMLAPFNVLNPSNGVPITIPSRDMILGLHYLTKGKRSTSDDSVLGEGMCFYAPQEVLIAFAHEKVSKHAYIKLLLRKKNAIGEEERLYIETTVGRVLFNEYCPEGMAFINETLNVRNMQGIVVDMYAQFGTVATVTFLDNIKKLGFESAFQAGMSIGLDDVKVPATKSQLIEQATAEIEAISNNYMLGLITDNERYNQVIDVWTRANTRITHQLMEQLEADQDSFNSVYMMMVSGARGSREQVRQLGGMKGLITRPKKSAQGAVGEIIEDPIISNFQEGLNVIEYFIATHGARKGLADTALKTADAGYLTRRLVDVAQDLTVILEDCGTLKGVRVQAVKVENRVVESLSERILGRVVAEDVFNPKTGKLLIQSGSEIDEQIVASIEAAGLEEMFIRSVLTCDLSQGVCVKCYGRNLATCNMVSIGEAVGVIAAQSIGQPGTQLTMRTFHVGGIASNIAVDAKVKAKYAGMVSFEDLITTTYLDQDGEEVEVVMSRSAELQILESASKKILISTHVPYGAYLKVKDKASVIYDQELYHWDPYNVVVLATQEGTVKFLDLEEGITYQEEFDEQTGRKAKVMIESRDKSKQPGVALCDKKGKPVATYTLPVKAQITVEIGDVVQKGEVLAKVPRIINQTRDITGGLPRVVELFEARRPANTAVISELSGIVSYGGIKRGNREIFIESKEGVRAKYMIPLSKHILVQDNDYVKVGEVITDGSVAVADLLATKGPLVAQEFILNELQSVYRLQGEKINNKHIEIIIKQMMRKVEVIDPGDTNLLHGQMLDKAQFLEENNRIYDKCIVEAVGGSTLFELGQFVPKHRLIQENEQLQQKGLDPVQVRSAEMAIAQPKLQGITQASLATQSFLSAASFQETSKVLSDAAVSAKYDSLKGLKENIIVGHLIPAGTGIRKYEKLMVNSKREYDAAVS, encoded by the coding sequence ATGAAATTTAGAAGAAACAAGCTGTATAGCACTGAGTTTTCTGGTATTGTGGCAAGCCTAGCTTCTCCAGAAGTAATTCTTTCACGTTCCTCTGGGGAAGTAATGTTGCCAGAAACTATTAATTATAGAACTTACAAACCAGAAACAAAGGGATTATTTTGTGAACGTATATTTGGTCCTGTAAAAGATTGGGAGTGTCATTGCGGAAAATACAAAGGCATCCGTTATAAAAGCATTGTATGCGATAGATGTGGGGTTGAAATTACAGAAAAAAAGCAACGAAGAGAGCGAGTAGGACATATTGAATTGGTCGTTCCTGTAGTTCATATTTGGTATTTTAGGGTACTGCCTAGTAAAATTAGCTACTTATTAGGCATTCCTACTAAAAAAGTAGAGCAAATTATATACTACGAACGGTACGTAGTTGTTCAGCCAGGTATTAAGGAAGTAGATGGCATAGAGGCTATGGCTCTTCTATCTGAGGAAGAATATCTGGCTATTTTAGAGCAGTTGCCTCCAGAAAATCAATTGTTGAGCCCTTCAGATCCCAATAAGTTTATCGCTCAAATTGGCGCAGAAGCTATTGAATCTGTTCTTAAAAGAATTGATCTCAAGAAGCTTTCTATTGAATTAAGGAAGCAATTGTTGACAGATACCTCTCAGCAGCGTCGTTTGGAGGTAGTTAAAAGGTTAAAAATTGTAGAAGGGTTCAGAGATCCCAACAGAAAAGTTGAGAACCGTCCGGAGTGGATGGTAATGCGTATATTGCCTGTTATTCCCCCTGAACTGCGTCCACTTTTTTCATTAGGCGGAGGTAAATTTGCCACTTCTGATTTAAATGATTTATATAGACGGGTTATTATTAGAAATAACAGGTTAAAGCGATTATTAGACATTAAGGCCCCTCAGATCATCATACGCAATGAAATGCGTATGTTACAAGAAGCCGTTGATTCTTTATTTGATAACTCCCGAAAGGTCAATTCAGTGGCTTCAGAAGGTATTCGGCCATTGAAATCCCTTTCAGATATGTTGAAAGGGAAGCAAGGCCGTTTTAGGCAAAACTTATTAGGAAAGCGTGTAGACTATTCTGGTCGATCTGTTATTGTGGTGGGGCCTGAATTAATGCTACATGAATGTGGTTTGCCGAAAGAAATGGCTTTAGAGCTATTTATGCCTTTTGTCATACGTAGGCTTATAGAGCGCGGTGTAGCGGAAACAGTAAAAGTAGCTAAAAGGCTAATTGAAGAGAAAAATGCGGTTGTTTGGGATGTGTTAGAATATGCTTTGCAAGGTCATCCCGTACTGCTGAATCGTGCCCCTACCTTGCACCGATTAGGGATACAGGCTTTTCAACCTAAACTTATTGAAGGCAAATCGATTCAATTGCATCCTTTGGTTTGTACAGCTTTTAATGCTGACTTTGATGGGGATCAGATGGCCATTCATGTTCCGCTTGGGCAGGAAGCTATTGCAGAGGCTACGTTACTGATGCTCGCTCCTTTTAATGTGTTGAATCCTTCTAATGGCGTACCCATTACTATTCCATCACGTGATATGATCTTGGGGTTGCACTATTTAACGAAAGGGAAGCGAAGCACGTCTGATGATAGCGTATTAGGGGAAGGGATGTGTTTTTATGCGCCTCAAGAGGTATTAATTGCGTTTGCGCATGAAAAAGTATCCAAGCATGCCTATATAAAGCTGCTCCTACGTAAAAAGAATGCAATAGGCGAAGAGGAACGGCTATACATTGAAACTACGGTTGGACGTGTGTTGTTTAATGAATATTGTCCAGAAGGCATGGCCTTCATCAATGAAACGCTTAATGTAAGAAACATGCAAGGTATCGTAGTAGATATGTATGCCCAGTTTGGTACGGTAGCTACTGTAACTTTTCTAGATAACATTAAGAAATTAGGCTTTGAAAGTGCCTTCCAGGCAGGCATGTCCATTGGGTTGGATGATGTGAAAGTACCTGCTACTAAAAGCCAGCTTATTGAACAAGCCACTGCAGAGATAGAGGCGATTTCGAATAATTACATGCTGGGATTGATTACAGATAATGAAAGATATAATCAGGTCATTGATGTGTGGACAAGGGCCAATACACGCATTACCCATCAATTAATGGAACAATTAGAGGCAGATCAAGATTCTTTTAATTCGGTCTATATGATGATGGTGTCTGGTGCCAGAGGTTCTCGAGAGCAGGTTCGTCAGTTAGGGGGAATGAAGGGTTTGATTACCAGGCCTAAGAAAAGTGCACAAGGTGCAGTAGGCGAAATTATTGAAGATCCTATTATTTCTAACTTTCAAGAAGGGTTGAATGTGATTGAGTATTTTATTGCTACGCATGGTGCTCGAAAGGGGCTAGCGGATACGGCCTTAAAAACAGCAGATGCAGGTTATTTAACCAGAAGGTTAGTAGATGTAGCGCAGGATTTAACTGTTATTTTGGAAGATTGTGGTACGCTTAAAGGGGTTCGTGTACAGGCTGTAAAGGTTGAGAATCGAGTAGTTGAATCCCTCTCAGAACGGATTCTTGGACGTGTAGTAGCAGAGGATGTATTCAATCCTAAAACAGGGAAATTATTGATTCAGAGTGGGAGTGAAATCGATGAACAAATTGTGGCTAGCATAGAAGCGGCAGGCCTAGAAGAAATGTTCATACGTTCCGTATTAACTTGTGATTTATCGCAAGGGGTTTGTGTAAAGTGTTATGGCAGAAATTTAGCGACCTGTAATATGGTATCTATAGGGGAAGCGGTAGGTGTTATTGCTGCGCAATCCATTGGGCAGCCTGGTACGCAGCTTACCATGCGTACTTTCCATGTGGGAGGTATTGCTTCTAATATAGCAGTGGACGCCAAGGTTAAAGCAAAGTACGCGGGTATGGTATCTTTTGAGGATTTAATTACTACTACTTATTTGGATCAAGATGGGGAAGAAGTTGAGGTAGTAATGAGCCGTTCTGCTGAGTTGCAAATCCTAGAATCTGCTTCAAAAAAAATCTTAATAAGTACCCACGTACCTTATGGGGCCTATCTTAAAGTAAAAGATAAGGCATCTGTCATTTATGATCAGGAGCTTTATCATTGGGATCCCTATAATGTAGTGGTGCTGGCTACGCAGGAAGGAACGGTTAAGTTTTTGGATCTTGAAGAAGGCATTACCTATCAAGAAGAGTTTGATGAACAGACTGGTCGTAAGGCAAAGGTAATGATTGAATCCAGGGATAAGTCTAAACAACCAGGGGTTGCACTATGTGATAAAAAAGGCAAGCCTGTAGCTACCTATACACTTCCTGTTAAAGCACAAATTACAGTAGAAATAGGGGATGTAGTTCAAAAAGGAGAAGTGCTAGCCAAAGTTCCTCGTATTATCAACCAAACACGTGACATTACAGGTGGTTTACCCCGTGTGGTGGAACTCTTTGAAGCTAGAAGGCCAGCAAATACAGCTGTAATCAGTGAGTTAAGTGGGATCGTTTCTTATGGTGGTATTAAAAGAGGAAACAGGGAAATTTTTATCGAGTCTAAAGAAGGGGTACGGGCTAAATATATGATTCCTTTATCCAAGCACATTTTGGTACAAGATAATGATTATGTAAAGGTAGGGGAAGTTATTACAGATGGCTCAGTAGCTGTTGCGGACCTTTTAGCTACGAAGGGACCGTTAGTGGCACAAGAATTTATTCTTAATGAACTACAAAGTGTATATCGCCTACAGGGAGAAAAGATCAATAATAAACATATTGAAATCATCATTAAGCAGATGATGCGTAAGGTAGAGGTAATTGATCCAGGTGATACGAACTTATTGCATGGACAAATGCTTGATAAAGCCCAATTTTTAGAAGAGAATAATCGTATTTATGATAAGTGTATTGTTGAAGCGGTAGGCGGGTCTACCCTGTTTGAATTGGGACAATTTGTACCTAAGCATAGGTTAATTCAAGAAAATGAACAGCTTCAGCAAAAAGGGTTGGACCCTGTTCAGGTAAGATCAGCAGAGATGGCTATTGCACAACCAAAATTGCAAGGTATTACACAAGCTTCTTTGGCTACGCAAAGTTTCTTATCTGCGGCTTCTTTCCAGGAAACTTCCAAAGTGTTAAGTGATGCGGCTGTTAGTGCTAAGTACGATAGCCTCAAAGGATTAAAAGAAAATATTATTGTGGGCCATTTGATTCCTGCTGGAACAGGTATACGCAAGTATGAAAAATTAATGGTAAACTCCAAACGGGAATACGATGCAGCAGTAAGTTAA
- a CDS encoding ABC transporter ATP-binding protein gives MISFENISKSFNNKIILDHISGHFQAGQMSLIIGASGSGKSLLVKCLVGLLMPDQGQALFDNRDLIYGSKPLQTEIRREIGMLFQGGALFDSQTIEENVRFPLDALTDMPLAEKKDRVNECLEQVGLADVQRKMPNELSGGMKKRAGIARAIVTHPKYLFCDEPNSGLDPQTALKIDELIAEITYTYRTTTVVVTHDMNTILSLGDFILFLHQAKKTWEGSSKAILHTDVISLQNFLFVGKFKTFLCSSM, from the coding sequence ATGATTTCTTTTGAAAACATCTCTAAATCTTTTAATAATAAAATTATCTTAGACCATATTAGTGGCCATTTCCAAGCTGGACAAATGAGCCTAATAATAGGTGCTAGTGGATCGGGGAAAAGTTTACTGGTCAAATGCTTGGTTGGCTTGTTGATGCCAGATCAAGGACAGGCTCTTTTTGATAATCGGGACCTTATTTATGGATCTAAGCCGTTGCAAACTGAAATAAGAAGAGAAATTGGCATGCTTTTTCAAGGGGGGGCTTTATTTGATTCGCAAACTATAGAAGAGAATGTTCGCTTCCCACTAGATGCATTGACCGATATGCCATTAGCTGAAAAAAAAGATCGGGTTAACGAATGCTTAGAACAGGTAGGATTAGCAGATGTCCAACGTAAAATGCCCAATGAATTAAGTGGTGGTATGAAAAAAAGGGCGGGTATAGCTAGAGCTATTGTTACCCACCCTAAATATTTGTTTTGCGACGAACCTAACTCAGGTCTAGATCCTCAAACGGCATTGAAAATTGATGAACTAATTGCTGAAATTACCTATACCTATCGAACAACTACCGTAGTGGTAACGCACGATATGAATACGATCCTCTCCTTAGGGGATTTTATCCTATTCCTACATCAGGCTAAAAAAACATGGGAAGGTAGCTCCAAGGCTATTTTACATACCGATGTAATTTCGTTGCAGAACTTTTTATTTGTTGGAAAATTTAAAACGTTTCTTTGCTCTTCCATGTAG
- a CDS encoding MlaE family ABC transporter permease, producing the protein MVKELKAYLLFLRAMFGNAVPYRMFLARLTKECIQIGVDSVGIVCIISIFMGSATFVQLASQMTNPFMPKSIIGLAVRNMTVSELAPTVIGIVFTGKISSSIASELGSMRISEQIDALEIMGINTKNYLALPKIIATVCMFPLLVIIAMFLSIYGGYLACTWLTTFSPKAYLDGLRQAFDVYDVHVALYKSLVYGFMLSSLACYKGFTTRGGALDVGQASTDAVTNSCLAILIADLFLVYGLLGNRV; encoded by the coding sequence ATGGTAAAAGAGCTGAAGGCTTATTTGCTCTTTTTACGTGCTATGTTTGGCAACGCGGTACCTTACCGTATGTTTTTAGCACGTTTAACTAAAGAATGTATACAAATCGGTGTCGATTCTGTTGGGATTGTTTGTATCATTTCCATTTTTATGGGAAGTGCTACTTTTGTCCAACTAGCCTCTCAAATGACCAATCCTTTTATGCCCAAATCTATCATAGGTCTTGCTGTTCGCAATATGACTGTTTCAGAATTAGCTCCTACCGTTATTGGTATTGTGTTTACAGGAAAGATAAGTTCTAGTATAGCTAGTGAATTAGGTTCTATGCGCATTAGTGAACAAATCGATGCCTTAGAAATTATGGGTATCAATACGAAGAACTACTTAGCTTTACCTAAAATTATTGCTACGGTCTGTATGTTCCCTTTACTGGTTATTATTGCAATGTTTCTTTCTATCTACGGTGGGTATCTCGCTTGTACATGGTTAACCACGTTCTCCCCTAAAGCCTATTTGGATGGATTAAGACAAGCATTTGATGTATATGACGTACATGTCGCACTCTACAAGTCCTTAGTATATGGCTTTATGCTCTCCTCATTAGCTTGTTACAAAGGTTTTACCACAAGAGGGGGAGCATTAGATGTAGGACAGGCTAGCACAGACGCCGTAACCAATAGCTGTCTAGCTATTCTTATAGCAGACCTATTCTTGGTGTACGGCTTACTAGGAAATCGTGTATAA
- a CDS encoding MATE family efflux transporter gives MLRHFSSIDRALVRGYLIRTYPIAFSILNTLAMEAINTIVITRMGICFAAYALCINALFNFFKKINTGISVSVSLLTARSMHKKNYRKATQILQHALFLNLFLASVFFLILVGYSFYLESSSKLPHPIDVGQRSYLLLLAIALIPSAVNTMIRRYLEGISREKIGLKLAFLTLIANIIFNFLLCGKSKVPFPGLKGVGISIVLSEMLTAIIGMSYIRHTLQLQGCTMRLQFNQISWRYIKAILSIGGPIGLQFGIEGGYLFLITFIIGKIGMEEQATHAIVFNICQLVTIFSIGLGISGAMYVAQQHRSHNICIVRKVALTACLMIELVSLITGCILLALGPYIFTFYKAEGRVNVFVCELINHLFLFQLFYSISHWGSSVLRGLNDKTFPLICSTFTQLIGISMCYFLILKNKWGINWGINGVWMTLILERMVLSLLLLMRFEWKTKTKT, from the coding sequence ATGCTAAGGCATTTTTCTTCTATTGATAGGGCGCTAGTAAGAGGTTACTTGATCCGTACCTACCCTATTGCATTTAGTATCCTTAATACATTGGCGATGGAGGCTATCAATACCATTGTGATTACCCGTATGGGTATTTGTTTCGCTGCTTATGCATTATGTATCAATGCCTTATTTAATTTTTTTAAAAAAATTAATACAGGTATTTCTGTGAGCGTCTCACTGCTAACTGCTCGATCCATGCATAAAAAAAATTATAGGAAAGCTACGCAAATTCTACAACATGCTCTATTTCTGAATCTCTTTCTTGCTTCTGTTTTTTTTCTGATTCTGGTTGGGTACTCTTTTTATTTAGAATCTTCTAGTAAACTACCCCATCCAATCGATGTAGGCCAACGTTCTTACCTATTATTGCTTGCTATCGCGCTTATACCCTCTGCCGTTAATACAATGATTAGGCGCTACCTAGAAGGAATTTCTCGTGAAAAAATAGGATTGAAATTAGCTTTTCTTACATTGATTGCTAATATTATATTTAATTTTCTGTTGTGTGGAAAAAGTAAAGTCCCATTCCCTGGATTAAAGGGCGTTGGTATTTCTATTGTACTTTCAGAAATGCTTACGGCTATCATAGGTATGAGCTATATCCGTCACACTTTGCAATTACAGGGATGCACCATGCGCTTACAATTCAATCAAATATCTTGGCGTTATATCAAAGCAATATTGAGCATAGGAGGACCTATTGGGCTACAGTTTGGCATAGAGGGGGGCTATCTCTTCTTGATCACCTTTATAATAGGCAAGATTGGCATGGAAGAACAAGCAACCCATGCTATTGTATTCAATATTTGTCAGCTAGTTACTATTTTCTCTATTGGGTTAGGTATTTCTGGCGCTATGTATGTAGCACAACAGCATAGATCACATAATATCTGTATAGTAAGAAAAGTAGCCCTAACAGCCTGCTTAATGATTGAATTGGTCTCATTAATAACTGGATGCATCTTACTAGCTCTAGGCCCCTATATTTTTACTTTCTACAAAGCAGAAGGTAGGGTAAACGTTTTCGTCTGTGAGTTAATTAATCATTTGTTTCTTTTTCAACTATTCTATAGCATATCTCACTGGGGAAGTAGCGTATTACGTGGGTTAAATGATAAGACTTTCCCGCTTATATGTAGTACCTTTACACAGCTGATTGGGATAAGTATGTGCTACTTTTTAATACTAAAAAATAAATGGGGGATAAATTGGGGTATCAATGGTGTCTGGATGACTTTAATATTGGAACGTATGGTATTAAGCCTTCTTTTACTCATGCGCTTTGAATGGAAGACAAAAACAAAAACCTAA
- a CDS encoding tyrosine-protein phosphatase — MQGQALTKAAEQLDFAKEIQKLRAAADQKRGITWKLAGDSLLRDALAVSCHSFYAAEDYVVIIMNSYRAGAKIALLYGEDDGIFKEKAASFMHTYTANAFYTSCDENFWTDQTKILNKEIILLLQERIFPHESLEGINKKLRRAENYVGLDDTHYNVTTQFKIGNKIFGLEDKKWLKLTPDQQEEFRNRQSKDWYRCLDFFEKKLVDAYVPKFLEGSHLIPTQIRSIPGCRNAYQKNVLAYDEKGNATVLGSYYHSATLASLIEDAAASDQIAQHNWAQVNAKDRNTIVMILNNDVELKFGSYDLSEKKIIEQTRYIVNDTNRLMYIPVNTPGMFTTPIFKHQVKELIKDSKAKDTSSAHNTFLEKVKSLEQIADSSDSTNRVKHLINPSNHYAAIGANYIACRAILNQDKKQAYPSVLFNCKSGKDRTGYISYLADAAIIHSIYPTVGQEEIIRQAVAMGTHQQFLSSVNGGMPGRFGMKPVASNFTMKTIGSLTPVRITPIDKKLFPFPALLTNIPLN; from the coding sequence TTGCAAGGGCAAGCACTTACAAAAGCAGCTGAGCAGCTCGATTTTGCAAAGGAAATTCAAAAATTGCGTGCAGCTGCTGATCAAAAGAGAGGTATTACATGGAAATTAGCTGGCGATAGCTTATTACGAGATGCCCTAGCGGTTTCTTGTCATAGCTTCTATGCAGCAGAAGACTATGTGGTAATAATCATGAATAGCTATCGTGCAGGGGCAAAAATAGCCTTATTGTATGGCGAGGATGATGGTATATTTAAGGAAAAAGCTGCTTCTTTTATGCATACATATACAGCTAATGCGTTCTATACATCATGCGATGAAAATTTCTGGACTGACCAAACAAAGATCCTCAATAAGGAGATTATTTTGCTACTGCAGGAGCGTATCTTCCCACATGAATCATTAGAGGGGATAAATAAAAAATTAAGACGAGCAGAAAATTATGTGGGATTAGATGATACACACTATAACGTTACCACCCAATTTAAAATAGGAAACAAAATATTCGGGTTAGAAGATAAAAAATGGTTGAAACTAACACCTGATCAACAGGAAGAATTTAGGAATAGGCAATCCAAAGATTGGTACCGTTGCTTAGATTTCTTTGAAAAGAAATTAGTGGATGCCTATGTGCCTAAGTTTTTAGAGGGGAGCCATTTAATTCCTACCCAAATTCGCTCTATTCCAGGATGTCGAAATGCGTACCAAAAGAATGTATTAGCTTATGACGAAAAGGGCAATGCGACCGTACTAGGTAGCTACTACCATAGCGCTACATTGGCTTCTCTTATTGAGGATGCGGCGGCTAGTGATCAGATTGCACAGCATAATTGGGCGCAAGTAAATGCAAAGGATAGAAATACAATAGTCATGATTCTGAATAATGATGTGGAGTTGAAATTTGGGTCTTATGATTTAAGTGAAAAAAAGATCATTGAACAAACACGTTATATAGTAAATGATACCAATCGCTTGATGTACATTCCAGTAAACACGCCTGGCATGTTTACAACGCCGATTTTTAAGCATCAGGTTAAAGAGCTGATAAAGGATAGCAAAGCAAAAGATACAAGCTCAGCACATAATACTTTCTTGGAGAAAGTAAAAAGTTTAGAGCAGATAGCCGATAGCTCTGATAGCACTAATAGGGTTAAACATCTGATAAATCCGTCTAATCATTATGCTGCTATTGGTGCAAATTATATTGCCTGCAGGGCAATTCTAAACCAGGATAAAAAACAGGCATACCCTTCCGTATTATTTAATTGCAAAAGTGGAAAAGATCGAACAGGCTATATAAGTTATTTAGCAGATGCAGCCATCATCCATAGCATATATCCAACAGTAGGCCAAGAAGAAATCATACGCCAGGCAGTAGCTATGGGGACACACCAACAATTTTTATCCTCTGTAAATGGTGGCATGCCTGGCAGATTTGGAATGAAACCTGTCGCAAGTAATTTTACCATGAAAACAATAGGTAGCTTGACACCAGTAAGAATTACTCCAATAGATAAAAAATTATTTCCCTTTCCCGCATTATTAACAAATATACCTTTAAATTAG
- the uvrB gene encoding excinuclease ABC subunit UvrB encodes MLFELIAPYEPAGDQPKAILDLVKNSKRGIRNQVLLGVTGSGKTFTIANTIKELNKPTLVISHNKTLAAQLYGEFQAFFPNNKVEYFVSYYDYYQPEVYLPVSNIYIEKELAINDELERLRLSTVSSLLSGRKDIIVVASVSCIYGIGKPETFQANSCLLKIGALLPRHDFLNVLVGMLYRRHNQDMPFTRGCFRVLGDTIDLFVAYADYAYRLVFWGDELEAIFMIEPTSGRQIKAEREVVIFPANLFMTNKETLQEAIQQIQLDLAAQLTYLEQAGKLDESKRLQERTLLDLEMLKELGYCSGIENYSRYMDGRVAGERPYCLLDYFPSDYLMVIDESHVTIPQFKAMWSGDRARKINLVEHGFRLPAAMDNRPLHFNEFESLLHQVIFVSATPADYELERSNGIIVEQIIRPTGLVDPQVDVRPTTHQMQDILNAIHTVVAKEERVLITTLTKRMAEKLTDYLVSAHIRCKYMHSEIKTLDRVTILNELRKGTFDVLVGVNLLREGLDLPQASLMLILDADKEGFLRNTRSLIQTIGRVARHTEGHVIMYADSLTASMEKAIKETERRRKLQIVYNTKHHITPRSVYQKQIDIELAIQINIPEAYGIISREAYPAVTEDVAVVYGSKNGLQAEIKKLEEQMHQAAAALRFLEADRLKARIEHLRKGERGLELDSNEQKTSHRTP; translated from the coding sequence ATGTTGTTTGAACTTATAGCACCTTATGAACCTGCTGGGGATCAGCCAAAAGCTATTTTAGATCTGGTAAAGAACAGCAAAAGGGGAATACGCAATCAAGTTCTTTTAGGTGTTACCGGTTCTGGTAAAACGTTCACTATAGCCAATACCATTAAGGAGCTTAACAAGCCTACGCTTGTTATCAGCCATAATAAAACATTAGCAGCCCAATTATATGGCGAATTTCAAGCTTTTTTTCCTAATAATAAGGTGGAATATTTTGTATCCTATTATGATTATTACCAACCGGAAGTTTATTTACCCGTTAGTAACATTTACATTGAAAAAGAATTAGCTATTAATGACGAATTAGAGCGTTTGCGCCTTAGTACGGTATCCAGCTTATTAAGTGGCCGCAAAGATATCATTGTGGTGGCTTCCGTTTCGTGTATTTATGGCATTGGTAAACCAGAAACATTTCAAGCCAATAGCTGTCTGCTCAAAATAGGTGCCCTATTACCGCGGCATGACTTTTTAAATGTACTAGTAGGTATGCTCTATAGACGTCATAACCAAGATATGCCTTTCACCCGTGGTTGTTTTCGTGTGTTAGGGGATACCATTGATCTATTTGTTGCTTATGCCGATTATGCGTATCGTTTGGTCTTTTGGGGAGATGAATTGGAAGCTATTTTTATGATAGAGCCTACTTCTGGTAGGCAAATCAAGGCAGAAAGAGAAGTAGTTATTTTTCCTGCTAATCTTTTCATGACAAATAAGGAAACCTTACAAGAAGCCATCCAACAAATCCAATTAGATCTTGCTGCGCAATTGACCTATTTAGAGCAAGCAGGTAAACTGGATGAATCCAAACGATTGCAAGAAAGAACCTTATTGGATCTGGAAATGCTTAAAGAATTAGGCTATTGTTCTGGTATTGAAAACTATTCACGCTATATGGATGGTAGAGTTGCTGGAGAGCGGCCCTACTGCTTGTTAGATTATTTTCCATCAGATTACCTAATGGTTATAGATGAAAGTCATGTAACCATACCACAATTCAAGGCCATGTGGAGTGGGGATAGAGCGCGAAAAATAAATCTGGTAGAACATGGGTTTCGGTTGCCTGCTGCTATGGACAACCGACCATTACATTTTAACGAGTTCGAAAGTTTACTGCATCAAGTTATTTTTGTAAGTGCTACGCCTGCTGATTATGAATTAGAGCGATCTAATGGTATTATTGTAGAACAAATTATACGTCCAACCGGGTTGGTAGACCCGCAAGTAGATGTGCGTCCCACTACCCATCAGATGCAGGATATCTTAAACGCCATACATACTGTAGTAGCCAAAGAAGAGCGGGTGTTGATTACTACGTTAACCAAACGAATGGCAGAAAAACTAACAGATTACTTGGTCAGTGCCCATATTCGTTGTAAATACATGCATTCTGAGATTAAAACACTGGATCGTGTTACCATACTGAATGAACTCCGTAAGGGTACTTTTGATGTATTGGTAGGTGTAAACCTCTTACGAGAGGGCTTAGATTTACCACAAGCCTCTTTAATGCTTATTTTAGATGCGGATAAAGAAGGATTTTTACGCAATACACGTTCTCTGATTCAAACCATAGGAAGGGTAGCACGTCATACAGAGGGCCATGTTATTATGTACGCCGATAGCCTAACAGCTTCCATGGAAAAAGCTATAAAGGAAACAGAGCGCAGACGTAAGCTGCAGATAGTCTATAATACCAAACACCATATTACGCCTAGATCTGTATATCAAAAACAAATAGATATAGAACTTGCAATACAAATAAATATACCTGAGGCGTATGGTATTATTAGCAGGGAGGCATATCCTGCAGTTACTGAAGACGTAGCGGTTGTTTATGGTAGTAAAAATGGGCTTCAAGCAGAAATTAAGAAATTAGAAGAACAAATGCATCAAGCTGCAGCTGCGCTGCGTTTTTTAGAAGCTGATCGGCTTAAAGCACGTATAGAACACTTAAGGAAGGGGGAAAGGGGATTAGAGCTTGATTCAAACGAACAGAAGACAAGCCATAGGACGCCTTAA